The window CTTTGTACTTATCGTCATCGTCACCATCAGTTGTGTCATAGGAGATATCGTCACTGAAGATACTCTCTCCATTGGATTCTTCATCTGTTTTAAGAGCAatgtcgtcatcatcatcacctaAGATTCCACTGTCTGTACTCTCAAAGGGAGGGACGacaaaatcctcctcctcctcctctttatcatcatcatcatcatcatcatcagtccCCTCTTCATTGAAATAATCAGGTTTGTCATGATCGTCATCGTGTTCAGCGTCAAGGACAACGTCTTCGTCGTGGTCACTGTCTTCCTCGTCATCTGCAAAGTGCTCAGAGGAGGCAACAGAGATGTCCTCATCTGATTGGTCCAGATCaacatcatcatcctcatcagtGTCTTCAGCAACTTTGACGTCTTCTTCCAGGTCTTCATCGTCAACTTCAACAGCAGGCAGAAGGGGAAGGTCCTCCTCTTCTGCAAGCTTAAGATCGTCAAtatcctcatcttcctcatcctcactAGTAAGAGTGATAGGAAGAAGATCAAGCTCCAGGTCGTCATCGCTGTCTTCCGCAATGACATCATCGCTATCCGACGTTGTGGCACCCTCCGCTATACTATCATCTTCATCATAgtcatcatcctcctcttcactggAAAGAAGTGCAGATTCACTGAGGTCTGAGGTATCAGTGAATGCATCATCAGTGGCATCGTCGTCGTCAtgttcttcatctttttcatcatcGTCATCAGTTTGAGTTATGCCCTCGTCACTGACTTTGACATCAGACTCAGAATGAGGAGACACTGCCGACTCTTCATCTTCAGAAGTGGAAACAGGTTCAGGAGAAACTAAATGatcatcgtcatcatcctcagcatcagcagctgcaggttcCTTAGCAGACTCTTCTAcatcatcttcatcagcagcatctggcttctctgcctctgcctcatCATCTTCATCGTCTCCGTCCATCTCCTCTTCTGCAGCCTCCTCGTTCGATTCACCTTCATCGTCTTCATCAGTCTTTGGtgcagctgcttcagtttccttctcatcttcctcatcttcatcatcttgCTCCACCTCAGTAgctacctcctcctcttcttcctcctccactccttCTTCGTCCTCTTCTggtccttcctcctcttcctccactccttcctcctcctctccttcagtttcctcctcctccgctccttcttcctcctcctcatcctcctcataatcttcctcctcctcatattcttcctcctcctcatactgttcctcctcctcatactcctcttcctcctctagttcttcctcctcttctgccgACTCGTCCTCCTCCCCAGCAGcctcctctttgtctccctcctctcccacctcctcttcctcctccacaaTTTCAACCACTGGTGGTTTATTCTTTGCTTGCATCTttataactgaaaaataaaaagttagtGTCGTTTCTTACTATCGTAGTAATGAAATCTCAACATCGAGGAGTTTAGCAGATCTGCCTGTGTACAAATTATGTCTATACACTGTTTATAAAACTAGGAGTATAAGTTAAAGTGAATAGCTCAATAAAGTagatttgttttcagatttatgttaacattaattCATTGGCTATGTAGACCAGTCCATTGTAAACTGTACCTATTCAGATCTTTTTCTACAGTTTCTTTTGATGAATAATGGCAAGACAATGAAACACAGCCAGCCTCAATCTCACGGGGGTCACATCATACTCTGCGGTTACACTCACACTGTTTTCAAACTCACACTCCTGAAGCAAGGTGGCATGAATGGAAAACTTAAATCTTACACATTAAGAATATTTATTGTGCTGTAAGTGGTGATGAAATGTCAGATACTGAGGTGAACTAAAAATATACCACGTACCACAGAGTACCGTAATGTCCCtaactctgtctgtttgtcgtttggtgctgggcaggtagtgtgcaCTGGGTATAACCAGAGCttattcagtgaaaacagctgcctgctgctgctggaaacgaCACTGACTAGAGTGTTGAGAGTGAACAAATCCGCAAAGTTGTATGCCAGAGAAGCAAAACAATGCgctgaaagacattaaaacactCCGTAAAGCTGAGGGAAACTTCTGAATCAGGAGcttattccctctcttttcacattatacacattcatttgatccattttaaatatacaaatatagaTTAGTGCAGCTTCAAAAGGGAGGAAAACTAAGAGTTAATACAATAAAAAGGTTACAACACCAAAGCCATCGCTGAAATGCAAGAGGATGCTAACACTTAGCTTGTGAAGGTGCAATTAAAAGGAAATTAGCATCCAATCTACCAATCCAGCTACCTATCCCAGTCAAGAATTCAGCAGTTCCCATGTTCTTGTAGACTATAAACAATCAAGCTCAAATGTACGTGAATGTACCAAACAAAAGCTACAGACCTTTGCTTCGAGACGGTAGAAATTCCCCTATAatacaaagagagaaatggaaaatcagcgtcacaacaaaagcaaaatacagaTTAAACTGGATAAAGCACGCTAGAGTTTGATCCATTCAAACACACTACATTATCACTCTTGTTGGAAGTTTAATATATCGGTGGCAGCAGTTAGCATAGAAAGTTAGTGACAAACAAAACCTTCTTACATGAAGATGTAACTATATTAGTGCAGCTAATAATCACAAACAACACATAGGTTTTTACTGTCGTTGAGTACTGTGATCTCCTGTTGTTTCCTCCATTAGTTTACTGTTACGGGGTGGGGAACAGGACTCATTAGTCATTATCTATGTAGAGTTAATCTACACAGTCCCAGAAATACAGCAATTGTAGTACCTTGAGTACCTTTTGCTTTCTTAATCTTCacctccatttcctcctccatttcctcctcctccaaccaTCTTGAATCTTTGAGATGGTTCATACATATAGACAGTTTAAAACTACcatcataataataatcatctgGCCATGTTGTCACCTAGATCCATGTATTTTTCTCTATGGTCCCTCAGCCACACACTTTCTGTGAGCTTTTAACTAAACAAAGAAGTCATAAAGTCTTGTCTGTGAAGGTAGCCGCTTCTTGCAGTGGCATCATTATCCATCTAACGTCTTCATCTTAAGTTTTCATCTGTTGATTTCAGTTTATTAGGCAATGTTTGCTATCCTCGCACATCAAAGGTTTtgcaaaaaaggcaaagatttTGGCCTCATTAAGTCACATCAAGAAAGATTGCGGAACATGTGCCGTAGATGGTAATGAATTAGTCGAAGCAGCATctttttgtgggtttttaaaCAATCTTTGAGATGCACTTTAGGCAAACCAGACTTGTAACTGTGGCAAATACATTTCTGGGTGTGGATTACTGGGAGTTAAAAATGACTTCTTCTTAGGGTTGTACACTCTAACTccccagagaaaaaaatcatgtgaaGAACAGCACATGTGATGAAGCGCAGTGTGAACAAGACGTTCAGAAAGCAGAAAGCATTCATTTCTTATTCTGCAGCTGCATGATCATtgcaaaaggaaataaaatccaAAGCTACAGTGatacaaacctttttttctcactgcGTATAGATTTCCTagagaagagcagagggaaATGAGTAACTGTAGTACGAGCACTAACATGTAATAATTTGATCAGATAAGCTGTGATCATGTTGTCCTGTTTACTTTATTTAACAAATCCAACGCGATTATGAAATAGCTCCGTTTTTTTGCAgcttaatgtgtgtttttctaccGTTTGTAGAGTGACTGTACCTTCGTCTTCTTCAGGAGCGATCAGGTTGGCAGCAAATTTTAATATTACACTGATCACGTTTGCTGATTCCTCCACAGCATCATTCACCACCTTTATGGGGTCTGAGCTGATCTTGCTGAGGCCTCCTGGTGGAGCAGGGACATAAATAGAGGCACACAATCACACCAGAGGATTTAGTCACTGATTTCGTTTGATTTACCAAACCGAACAAATACATAGCAATCATTTCAGTAGGAGCTTCTGACTCTTACATTTCCTCAATGTAGACACTGCTCTCATTCCTCTGCATTGAGGAAATGGCCAAAAACATAAACTCTATAGTAAAAGGTTAAGATGAGGTGGGGCAACAGGAACTGAAGTCAAAAAGCTGAAATCTGTATTTCAGAAATTGATCAATTTCACGTTAGGAGCAAGGGTAACCTGCCTTCTAGTTTAACTACTGCAACAGGTCTTCTACACAGCATATTGCTGTGCAAATAGCACTTAACAAAATCACACTGACCCTAGATCATCGAGTTACTATTCATGTGTTCTAATGTgcttttaaacagtaaaaacctTATAAAATTACCTCATGATACTAAGGTTTAGAATTTTCAACAGATTACAAAATAAGATTTCTGctagaaaaatatcaaatttctGTGTAAATGGCATTATGTACTTGATTTGAACAGCTGAATTTGAGCTGACATCAACTCTCTGCTTGTTTAGAGGTTGTGCAGTTGTTTCAATAAACAGACAGCGAGGTTTACATGAGTCTCCCAGTGCTCAGTATGCAGTTGTTTCCAAGACAGTCTGATGAAGGAGGGCCAGTATTCCCAGTGTAAACACCATCAAAACATGATTTACTTTGAATCATGTTTGTCATTTAGATCCGAATTTCGAATGAAAGGTTGAGAAACTCTCAACTTGTGGAGatgtgaaaaggaagaaaacagaatATTAGATTTTTGTTGTAGCCATGACGTGATATACATGAACTCTGTATGCAAAGTATCAGTCAATCATGATTCCACTTTGGATTTTCATCCTTATTAAACACTTAAACCCTCAACTTGCCCATTCCCATTGTGTTTTGCATATCTCACAATATTATTAGCCGTGAACGCAACCAGGTCTACACAAATGGCAAACATGCAAAGTAAACCCTCGGAATTATTCTAAAAAAcgatagaaacaaaacacaaaggtatagccttaaaatgcattttaaatcacTAAGGTTGAGATTTCAGAAGAGCTGGATTTCACTCGTTTTCTAGACAGGATCTTGTCTAGAAAATTAGATAAATGAAGAACAAATCAAGTTCATCTGAAGttcaaatattcaaaaccaagtttttctggttttctggAATCAAAATACTTGCGTtggtttttcaaatatttgaacCTGAGGTTTCTTATCCATACGGAAATATACAGGTAACACAAAGACATTTGAAATGGACAagctctttctcctcctcctagAATAATGTCAATATAAAACCATGAACGTAATACCAGACAGAAAGCAGCTTGTACTTGGCATCCTTCTAAAGATCTACAGACTAATCTGTGAAGGACTGTCTAACATTGATAGCTCAGCAGTCAATGTTAGGTTGTTAGTTTTTCTATCAGCAAGTTAGTAGCAGGTAAGGTGCCTTGCCTCTATGCCCTGAATCCTTCAAAACCTTCCTGACGCCAGGAGGTGGGTGACCTGGTTGGATGAGAAACACAGTGGCCATAAGCAAAGACATTAAGCACAGAGCTGAAGCAAAAAGAGGACAGAAGGAggatggaaggaaagaaggaaaaaagaagtggTAGTGTAAGATAAAGTATTTCTGTGTTCACATTGTGATGGTATGATGATGATAAGGTTGTAACAAGCAGACTACTGCCTGTGACTTGGTAACTGAACATGAATTTGAATGAATACTGTGACGGAcagaacaaaagagaaataGATATTTCTCTTAAAATCAATGCACACAAtgatttttcctcatttttcatgCATCCTCGTGTTCGAGATGAAATTGTGAATGTGGAAGATAATTAATCAGCAATATTGTAGTCTAGGAAAAATGCATGGACTGCTATGTTTTGCTGATGCTAGGTCATTCCAGTTTTTTGCATGGATTTCTATTAATTTAAGGTGAGAATCATATGTAATAATTTGCAAAATGAAGGAGGATGTTCATGTTAGGGTTAGAAAATTGAGTTGGACACAACAGAAATTAATGAAGTTTTGaaagcattgtttgtttttatgttatgtgGAGAAATGGAACCAATAGCTTTCAACTAAGTGATGACACTACagatgaacaaatgaacaagtAAAAttagtagatttttttcatcagggCAGTCAGATGTGTTGTACAGAAACATAAAGATAGAAGAATCATAGGGACAttaggaaaaacacagaagagaaagatacgaaaaaaacccaacatttATGAAAGTTCAAAATagttaaaacaatgttaaaatggaAAGGAGAGAGGGCCACGTTCTACCTGTGATACAGATAGTGTCTGTTTAAAGCAAACCcctagttgttgttgtttactgaTGCTGCAGTATTAAATAGATGCTGGTCACAGCAATCTAATTGCACCAAACTAATTTGTTGGTTTGTACTAGTgatactttaaaacaaataaaacaaacaaaaaattcatACTAACAGAGATATCCATGTTCTCCGATTCAGAGAGCCTGTCCCACACTGCCTCTACTGTATGTACCGTGATGTTTTGCACAtgactttctgtctttctgtttgcaTGACAACTATGCAGACAAAACTGTCATTAATTGTACCGGTAGAATCCTCCTGTAGCTAACACCTTCTCAGTAGACAGCTACTTGTTCTTCTTGGCACTGTTACATCCTTAAGGTCTATCTTTGAAACATAGTTTCCACATCATAAACTGATCCTCCATGCTGAAACACGGCGAGCCAAATATTTGGCATTAACACTTCTTATTTAGTTCTCAGACAGAGGCTGATAAAAGTGCAGGACTACATAAACAACAGCCGAATTCACAAAACAGTCAGTCTCAGTTAAAcctttgaagaaaaaagtgatgTAAGATAATGTGAGAAATGTGCAATCACTTTAAAATCTATCCTAATATACAAATCAAGTACAAAAACCCATGCTATGACCAGCATGTTACTTTAATAAATTGCACTTTGCAGTAGAAAACAGATCTACTTAAAATCTCTATGTTACATCATACGCAGTATATTAGCGGTTGGTTGCTAAACTACTTGGATGTTAGACTTCTGACTCCTGAGCTGTTTTTGCCGCAACACTGATCCAAAACTCTTTTGTTTGCCTCGAACTGGAGTTACAGTAAGTTCTAACCCTCAAAACCGAGCCAATCTGATAGCTGTATACAGTATGAGGCACAGCAGGTTCACATTTGGTCTTCTGGTGCCAGAACAGAGCCACGTGCCAACACTCAGCCACAATCTGCCTGATCTGGCTGACTAAAAGCTGGCTGTACCTTGTATGAAAATGCATATACTCCACCCAGGAGTTTATACATTTCCATACAACATGAAGATTTCCACAGTTCCGTCGAGAAGAGGCAAAAACCTATTCCTCTATagctcttcctctgtgtctgagTCCAGTTAATACACCTCTGTATCTGAAACTGAGAAGCTAAGAGGTGACAATGGGTGGAAGtacaaatgaacaacaaaaaacctCCCATACCTGAAATGGTCTTGTAGTCCATCAGATCAAACatgatgacaaaaacacaagaccATGTAATGACGAGCGCCAGAACTAAGATCCAGGCCAGCGGGGAGCTGAAAGTAGAGCAGAGGTCATCTGTGAAGGTTTTCTTGGAGGTCCGTACAGACGAAGACCCGGCATCTCCAGTCTTACTGTCGATGaccatggtggtggtggtcgaCGACCGTGCTGAGGAGTAAAATATGAGTAACCATGGTCAGATACAGTGCATCAAATGTGGCCTTGATTACAATggttttttaatgaattcatttcCACAAATTCACACTGCTAGCTGCCCTGTGCAACCACCATTTTAATATTAGCAGAAGTAACCGTAGTAGCTATAGAGGAGCTATGGATGTAGTTATACTCCGTTGCCAGCTTATTAGGTACATCTAATAACGGATCATCAGTGTTAGTATTAATACTGCTGATGACAATACATGACAACCTAAGCTGATATACTGTGTTCCTTTCAGTGTTCTGATTAATTTTGTCTGAAATGAACAGCTGGACCTGTTATACTCATCCAAAAAAACCAGTAATACTGAAGcacaataaaataatgaaataattaaagagCACTAAATGCTCTTTAATGtgaatgtattgtattttaaaacatcaacagcaagCCAGAAGGACATTTTGAGATTTGGGTATCCCTTTTGGAAACTATAACAAAATCGACGAGTTAAACTTCTTAGGATCATCCATTCATGTCATCATGCTCCCCCCAAGGGGATGAtttcaaattattgttttgtttatatgcaAAGGTACTCTAGAAAGCTGCCCCAGCTCCTGTATTGAGTCTTGGCCAGGATGTGTGGAAGCTGTTAACGAAGGCCAAAGACGGCCCAAGGGTGTATTGAACAGGGGTTGatatttttcttgtcattgACTGTGAATCTAACTcatgacatttcatttatttcttaagatgTCTCgtcagacacatttttatagTATCTGTTGCTCTTGCAGAGTTGACTGATCCTTTTAGTGTTTATTGTAGTAATTTGTGGTGTTTTCTAAAGTATTCAGAAGTGTAAATCTTCTGAGGGAAGTTCTTATGTAGTTTGGCGTAACTTTGGTGTAACAGTGAGGAGGTAGAAAAGGATAGTTGTAATTAGAGTAATTCCTCTGGTTGATCTGGCATTTAGTTACAGACATTAGAAGTGTATTTAAAGAATTTTGGCCACAAGGGCATGggaacagaaaagaaagcaagCTAGCCTTGACATATTGCTAGCATTAAGTTGTTATGCTAAGgagttagcaaacagctgcccCTCACATACATATCCatcagacacagagcaacattagcattcatttgaatgttgcTGTCCACTtgacaaatgtaagtccaatagtTAGATCTGCTTTGGTATAAACCAACTTGtgagaaaaaatatctggctctttaactgctaaCATTAGATGTTTCACTTTTTTCGAAACtaagctagttgctaactggCATTTGGTGCTGAGTGATTGGGGGTTGACTAGAGCAGTGAGGCGAAACCAAGTAGCAAATAAATTTGCCCAAAGAActtaaagagtaaaaaaaaaccctcaaacctTGGTTCATAATTTTCCTGATTTTGGTGTTTCATAAGATATTCTTGCCACCGGcagttggtttcagttcatCACTGTGTTGCCATAGCAACCCTTACTGGCAGAGTTCCATAGGAACAGCATTTTGCTATGGACTGACGATGTTAAAACCGCCCTCTTGTCAAATCTGTGACCAAGGATAAACACTGACAGGCATCTTTTGTCTACTCTCAGAACGCCTATGTTGCAGCATTATCTGTAggtatttattgtatttgttttttgattgtttaaGTGTGAGTTAGTTCGTTTAATTATGGGACCTGTTTAGGGCCAACCTTGCTAGCATTCTATTAGCAGTTAGCTAGCTGTCTGAGGCTAATGTGTTGCTATCTAAGTAATTGCCAATTAAAACTAACTTatatattttactctttttacttATACATATTGGGATTTCTGTATGTTTACTATTAGACTCATTAATGTGTTGTGCTACCTATTTGGACCTTATTTTGCTCTTTCAATGGTCATACTTTGTCTTTTCCTAGCGTGAGGGACAATATACTCATTTGACCATAGTCTATAATTTTGTGAATCCTATTTCCTAGCCTTAATTAATTTCAACTTCACAGTTTCCTTCTGTAAAAACCTCAAACTCCTGTCTTTCAAAGTTCTTCTACTTCCTTGCATAGTTGTACATGCATAGTGAGGGCTGAGGAGAGTTATTATGCAGATTTGATATAAATTTTGAACAAAGGCAAAGTATTAATTAATTCTAATGCATATTAAAGTTTCTTGTTATGCTAcactattttctcttttataacAACTAACTACCCTTAGCTTCTGATAATTCAAACAAAGTAAAGTTCCAGTATTCATACATTTCAAGCACTCTAATCCACATTTCAAGTTACATTTCATGCCACAGGTTGTGATTTTCAGAGGAAATAAAGCGTCTAACTGAACCTATGAGGAAAGTGGGTCAAGTACCATTTAGGGTCAGAAGATCAACAGTTAAATTTTACACCGATACCATAACGATTCGTTTTGTCTCATAAAATCAGTCACTATGTAGTTGCTGGTGTCACTGTTTTAGGAGCTCAGACCACCTGTTGACTCTCTTCAGCTCAATGTTGGcagctactgtatattactCTGTTACTGCTGGTTCAGACAGCTTAGCAGcactctaaacacacacacacgcacgcacgcacgcacacacacacacacacacacacacacacacacacacacacacacacacacacacacacacacacctctatcTAACCTCATTACTCCGATTCCAGGTCAGTTCAAAATATGAGTGACCACATTTGAAACTTCCGAGAGGCTAATGTGAGAACGACTGTCCTGATGCTGGATTGCTGGTATAGGTTTGAATAAGTGTGACTAAATGTcctgaaaaatgtcaatctgGCTTTTTTGAGGATAAGTCAGAGAGAGTAGCAAAAactatacttaaaaaaaagtgccattCCTCTGCCTAGCTTTAACTAAAGTTAAAGTAAATTAAttgctgttttagaaaaataatacaaagacaAATTTTGCCCATGGCAAATTAATGGAGGGCTTTTCTGCCATatgaattacttttttaaaacactttaccACACTGCAATGGAATTTGGTATAGATACTCCTGATCTCTAGATGAATGACTCCTGAGGATTTTGGATTCCCCCTAAATATTAATCCAGTGACACCACTACGATTAGATTTTCACCTCGAACAAAACTGAGCTTGAAACTAAAAACCAAATTGCTGGATTTTCATGTAATTTGtgtaaaatgagaaataagGCATGAGTAGCTCTcatgcatcaaaaaaaaatgctcaaaaatattttgaatactGAAGGTACGAGCTATAATATTCACTGTTTAAAATATGATCAGGATCAAATCTGAGTTGCCTAAAACAGTATAGGTCACTTATGATTTGATTCATATACGAGGGAAGATGTAATGTATTGTAATTCattaagatttttaaattgctgtcatttaattaaaagacaGAAACGAAACAGTCATAATACAGGTCATGTCATACTTCTCATGTTAACAACTATCGTGCTAGATAGCCAATGCTAACAAACAACCAGGCTAACAAAAACCAATATACCCTAATCAACCATATGCCTTGATTCATCACGCATACAtagatattttattattttattagctAATTCACTGGATAAATTTGAGAGTTTGGTGTTAGCTAACATTTCAGCTACATGCTTGAACATGCTTGACGCCAAAGTAAAGTAAAGATAAAGTACATAAGCTAATAGTAAACTAGAATTAGCCTGAATTCAAGTTTATGAAGAGAAAGTAAATATCCTGATATACACAAACTTCACATAGAAACATCCCAGTCACAGTTAATTAATAAGAAGGCTACAACAGAAACTTGTCAGTCTCTGAGGTTTTGCAGAGGTTAAGATTTTTTGAGTAACTCACTATGCTACAGATCCAGAAAGCTGcactgggagctgccca is drawn from Xiphias gladius isolate SHS-SW01 ecotype Sanya breed wild chromosome 4, ASM1685928v1, whole genome shotgun sequence and contains these coding sequences:
- the LOC120789301 gene encoding probable serine/threonine-protein kinase kinX translates to MTEAIEARSSTTTTMVIDSKTGDAGSSSVRTSKKTFTDDLCSTFSSPLAWILVLALVITWSCVFVIMFDLMDYKTISGGLSKISSDPIKVVNDAVEESANVISVILKFAANLIAPEEDEGNLYAVRKKGEFLPSRSKVIKMQAKNKPPVVEIVEEEEEVGEEGDKEEAAGEEDESAEEEEELEEEEEYEEEEQYEEEEEYEEEEDYEEDEEEEEGAEEEETEGEEEEGVEEEEEGPEEDEEGVEEEEEEEVATEVEQDDEDEEDEKETEAAAPKTDEDDEGESNEEAAEEEMDGDDEDDEAEAEKPDAADEDDVEESAKEPAAADAEDDDDDHLVSPEPVSTSEDEESAVSPHSESDVKVSDEGITQTDDDDEKDEEHDDDDATDDAFTDTSDLSESALLSSEEEDDDYDEDDSIAEGATTSDSDDVIAEDSDDDLELDLLPITLTSEDEEDEDIDDLKLAEEEDLPLLPAVEVDDEDLEEDVKVAEDTDEDDDVDLDQSDEDISVASSEHFADDEEDSDHDEDVVLDAEHDDDHDKPDYFNEEGTDDDDDDDDKEEEEEDFVVPPFESTDSGILGDDDDDIALKTDEESNGESIFSDDISYDTTDGDDDDKYKDDEDIDTSSYEFIFDQEDKETFSDSGEDEDELKDIITSESLASEDGEDQDDDDDVDDVLLAGTAAAAFTAQEEAVKTEADDGEGEEEISRAGDEDETEEAETEETVTSQPAAPEEEDEGEDEEPLPAAQKSVDEPEDKKEEYDEDDGEEKATVDVIKPLPEPEEEAAKTEPTVCPCMHSAKTKESVIKIAEKKDVLRRVAALRRKKDHEAVRTDEKPKGKALPRIAELEPKIRRIRRIPALLRAKREEKTKTLKTETVTKKQEEVPESGQEVGPCRPAPVYCPSPPGWYIHHIVTDNPYPPPTMSAPSAPVLTVHPGAPPMQPLYQQQPPPQMQPLYQQQPPPPMQPLYQQQPLPPMQPLYAQYQANQPPLQPVMQPQPEPAQPVVPLRPVQPEAPEQEAPVQAEVQTPAAEAQPAAALVQEPVTVEDKVKAISTKKEAAAAAKAKTKKDAAVSKDKTKAATAKKEPVAKEEKTKSPTVTKKEPAVKEKTKTAAAAKTEPAAERQKRKPASEKTEASPVKSKAKASTAKKDPDPEPRPQPIRLRTRPEAVKRANVTSQAKEEKPARSSSEPAKTRSELVTEKKSKAEKAEKAQGMDLQLESE